The sequence TCTTCCGGCAAGGTCCTGTACCTAGGCATTTCGGATACGCCAGCTTGGATTGTGGTTAAGTGCAACGAATACGCGAGACAACATGGACTTAGACAGTTCTCAGTATACCAGGGCCGGTGGTCCGCGGCTGATCGGGATTTTGAGCGAGACATAATCCCCATGTGTCGAGCTGAAGGGATGGGCTTGGCGCCATGGGGCACGCTTGGCCGTGGCCTGTTCAAGCCCAAGGACCAGATCAAAGTTGGTGGTCGGAACATGCCCTCGATGAACAACGGCCGCGAAAGTCTTGTCTCGGAGAAGCTGGAGCAGATTGCCAATGCCAAGGGGGTCCCGATCACCTCGGTTGCTCTAGCATACGTGTTACACAAATCGCCATATGTCTTTCCCATATTGGGTGGCCGGAAGCTTGACCACATCCGGGGCAACATCGAAGCTCTAGGTCTGCGTTTGACGAgccaggagatggaggatatTGAAACCGCTTACCCATTTGATGTTGGCTTTCCGCACAACTTTCTGAGCGGAAACACAAATCGTGGATCGAGAGGGCCTGGAGATATTCGCACTGCCAATGTGCGAGGACTGTTTGACTATGTCGAAGACATCCATCCTATTTTGCCTCCACTTGAAGACTGAGTGGCATTTCTACATGGTTGTAGGATCATCTCCAGATAGTGAACGATGGCCTCTGTTTCATGATTTGCGATTTGATGTCGTCTGATCGTGTTACCTTCAACAAAGTGTCTCCATTAGCAAAGCAGTACATGAATGTCACACTTGTGCCTGGTATTGAGGCTGTCTGTCAAGTTCGGCTCTGGTGAAAGGAATTTGTAAGCAGATTCTGTGAGAAAAATGGACCTTAAAACTGCGCAAGAGCCTGTGGATGGGTCGCATTGAAGGTACTCCTAGCTCCTCGGTGCGCAGTTGGACACGGTGTTAATGGACAGGGTTAGCCTATGATTTGCCCCGGCAGCTCTTATAGAAGGTTAAAGGGCATAATATTGCTCTTTACCCATACGTAACGATTGTAAGTGCGATGCTTCACGGGAAACTATACAGGAAACCTTGACATCGACCATCGATCGTAATTGCTATCGGCCCAAGCTCCCAAAGAGTCCAACCACCTACGGCCAGCTATGCCAACTCTCGTGTATGTCACGGAGATCAATTCCAGCTGGGTCCCTCTTCAAATACGACGTAATGTCAAAATTGGGATCCGCCTCTCTGAGTGTCCGACCATTTCCGAAAAATGCAAACCTGTTCCCACTGCCCGAGACATACTCGTACTCAAAGTCCTCCCATCGGGGGTTCCGACGGATAAAGCTCAGATGAGAGGCGCTGCCGGGCCAGGCACCGTGTATCCGCGCGCCGGGACGTCCACCGTTCGCCCAGGAGCTGCAGTTACCGGTCATAACGGTTGTGGGGAAGTATGCATCGGCGTAGGATATGAAGTCATCTACAGCCTTGGCGGATGGcgtgatggtcttgatgccTTCACTGGATACCTTGCGCAGGACCTTGGCATAGTAGGTGATTTGGTTCTCAATGCTGTGGATAAAGGTACCGGCGATGCCGTTGGTGTGGACAGTTCCGATGAAGAGTAGGTTAGGGAACCCAGCACTCGCCATTCCGAGATATGTCTTTGGATATCCAATCTCGCCCTCAGGTTTCCATGCCGTCTTTAGATCCACGCCACGGGCACGGATGGAGAAGGGAGGAGCAAAGTCGATATTGTGGCCGGTTGCACAGAAGATGGCATCCACCTCACGATGAACACCGTCGACCGTCTCAATACCGGTAGCAGTGAATCTGGAGATGGGAGTTTGAATGTACTCCAAGTTGTCCTCAGTGAGCGCTTCCAGGTATCCCGGACCAGGAGTCAATCTCCGGCAATGAGGCGAGAAGTCAGGTATCATCTTCTCGGCCAGaccaggcttcttctccaaccGTCGGTGCATGATGTCGATGAACCTCTGTCGATAATCGGCATTCTCCTTGGTACCGGCCTTCATGGCGTTGGCCCCTCTCCAATACCGGTCCTCTGCGTCCTTGCGGAACTGGAGGTAGGTGTCTGGGTTGTCAAAAGACTTGATCTGCTCTTCGGGGATGTATTCTGGGCCGAACTGGCGTTCGCGGCCGCCCCATCCCGCGGCGATCCATGTCTTGTTGCGTGCATAGTGGTCGATGTGCTTGGCGACTTTTTGAAGTTCAGGGACCAGCTGTATTCCACTGGCCCCGTTGCCAATGACGGCTACAGTCTTTCCGGTGGGATCATAGGTAGGGTCCCAGTTGGAACTGTGTCGAAGATGGCCCTTGTAATCCTTGATGCCAGGATAATCGGGCAACTTCCACTCATTGAAGCGACCAATTGCGGTGATGACAAAGTCAAAGTTTTCAACGGATGTGTGCTTCGAGTCCACATCCTGGAAAGTGAGAGCCCAAGTTGACTGCGTGTCATCCCATTGCGCTGTCTCGACATAGGTGCCCATGCGCAGGAACCGGGCGATGTCGTACTTTTTGGCCAAGTTCTTCCAGTACTCCAGAATCTCGGCTCCCTCAGCGAACTGCTCGGACCATTGCAGATTGGGGGAGAAGGTAGTCTGGTAGACATGCGATGGAATGTCGCATCGGACACCTGGGTAAATATTATCAAGCCAAGTTCCGCCCTGTCGGTGACAATGTCAGCACTTCTTACCCACGCTTAGAAAGAAGTGACAGAACAGAGTAGCTTACTTACCACCTCTTTACTCTTTTCAAAGATGGTCAGTTGTATGTTGGGCACCTTCAAAGGGAGTAGAATCCCAGAGAGGATGCCCGAAAGCCCAGCGCCAATGACAGCTACACGAAGCGGACGAGAGTCGTCAATACAACGGTCCTCAAGCGTGAGATCC comes from Fusarium falciforme chromosome 11, complete sequence and encodes:
- a CDS encoding Aldo-ket-red domain-containing protein translates to MAPPTVPAPKSLLGRHRLLAPTAGVFVSPICLGTMNFGSVMNDSLGECTKETAFEILDYFYEQGGNFLDTASSYQGEESEKWLGEWLSKTGRRDEFVLATKYTGNFKSRSESYRQQSNFGGNGTKSLHLSVEASLKKLQTTYIDLLYLHFWDMTADIPEIMQSLNHLVSSGKVLYLGISDTPAWIVVKCNEYARQHGLRQFSVYQGRWSAADRDFERDIIPMCRAEGMGLAPWGTLGRGLFKPKDQIKVGGRNMPSMNNGRESLVSEKLEQIANAKGVPITSVALAYVLHKSPYVFPILGGRKLDHIRGNIEALGLRLTSQEMEDIETAYPFDVGFPHNFLSGNTNRGSRGPGDIRTANVRGLFDYVEDIHPILPPLED